The Zhihengliuella sp. ISTPL4 genomic interval CGCGGCGTACTCGTCCCGCTGCCGCTCCAGCCCGGTGTGAGGTTCGGCGTAGACGCCGTCGAACACCGCGAGGGGCGGACGGGTGACCATGCCGAGGCACGCGGCACGCATCTCCTTGGCGACGGCGTCGGCGGCCGCCTGCGTCTCGGCGAGGTGCTCGTCAGGAAGCTCGCCGGAAGCCCGGAGGTACGCTTCCAGGCGCGCGATCGGGTCCCGGCGACGCCAGGACTCCAGCTCGGCGTCGTCACGGTAGCGGGTGGGGTCGTCCGCCGTGGTGTGCGGGCCCATCCGGTAGGTCACGGCCTCGATGTAGGCCGGCCCCTTGCCGGCGCGGGCGTGCGCCAACGCCCATCGCATCGCCGCCAGGCAGGCGAGGACGTCATTGCCGTCGACGCGGAGGCTGGGGATGCCGAAACCCGGCGCGCGTCCCGCGATCGGGTACTGCGACTGCACGGCCACGGGCTCCGAGATGGCCCAGTGGTTGTTCTGACAGACGAAGACGACCGGAGCCTGGTAGGACGCGGCGAAGATCATCGCCTCGTTCACGTCACCCTGACTGGTGGCTCCGTCGCCGAAGTACGTCACGGCGACCTCCGGGGCGCTCTCATGACGGATGCCGAGTGCGTATCCCACGGCGTGAAGGGTTTGCGCGCCGATGATGATCTGCAGCGGGGCGACGCGCAGTGCGGCGGGATCGTAGGCCGCCCCTTCCTCGCCGCGCCA includes:
- the pdhA gene encoding pyruvate dehydrogenase (acetyl-transferring) E1 component subunit alpha, which encodes MSPQTTPIADTAQDLELSERILAPDGTRVPHARLDAFVADVDAVQLRALHRDMVILRRIDAEGVALQRQGQLGLWAPCQGQEATQIGTARALDPQDYVFPSYRETGVIYARGAQPGDYVRMWRGEEGAAYDPAALRVAPLQIIIGAQTLHAVGYALGIRHESAPEVAVTYFGDGATSQGDVNEAMIFAASYQAPVVFVCQNNHWAISEPVAVQSQYPIAGRAPGFGIPSLRVDGNDVLACLAAMRWALAHARAGKGPAYIEAVTYRMGPHTTADDPTRYRDDAELESWRRRDPIARLEAYLRASGELPDEHLAETQAAADAVAKEMRAACLGMVTRPPLAVFDGVYAEPHTGLERQRDEYAAYLASFEGEA